TTCGGCCGGTTTGGCTTCAATGGCATTAATGGGGTTCACCGGCGGCACCAGGAGTCCCTGCACACACGGAGGAAGGTCCAAGACCCACCTGTCATCCATGAGCTCAAGGTGTCCCTGGAAGAGATCTACCACGGATCCACCAAGAGGATGAAGATCACTCGCAGAAGGCTCAACGCTGATGGCCGGACCATGCGGACTGAGGACAAGATCCTAAACATTGTCATCAAACGGGGTTGGAAGGAGGGAACCAAAATCACATTCCCCAAAGAAGGGGATGCCACTCCAGACAACATCCCTGCAGACATTGTCTTCATCCTCAAGGACAAGCCTCACTCGCACTTCAAGAGGGACGGGACGAACGTGATCTACACGGCAAACATCAGTCTTAAAGAGGTGGGTACGGGTGGCAAATCCCATGGGATGTGAGGTGACACTGGTTCATGGCATTTGTGGCCAATATAAGAGTCAGTCCTTCTGCTCTAGATAAGAAAGACCAGGTAGGTCACAAGAAAGGGCTGCAGAAGCCAGCTTGGCTTGGACTTCGGAGGTGCTTGACTTCCATGCCAGGTGTGGGACACTGACACTGCGTTCTCTGCTGAACACACCTCACTTCTTGAGACAATTCAGGTGGTATTTAtccattttctcccttctccatatgttttgttttcctattttagCATAGGGTATTCACATGTGGCCACATCCTCTGTGGGAGCAAAGGAAACCCAGCTTGGGTGGCATCAGTCTGATTCCTGTTTTTCTTGTAACTGAGCCCGCTGTGGCTTAGTTACTGCATGGAGTTGCACCAGGTGCCTCTTCCCATGGGCAGAGAACAGGATCACATGGAGAAAAGTGATCCCTTGTTCTCACTGAGCGGTGCTCTAGCTGTTTTCCTTACTTCTGGCTTTCCTAGATAAGCaaccaaacaaattaaatacCCAGGCAATGAGTAAAACTCAACAATTCCAGGCTGCCAGTCCTGGAGGTCATGGCAAGTCTAAATGGATGCATCAGATCATCCAGCAGTCTGCGCAAAGGTGGGAGAGGAAAGAGATTATCTCAGTACAAGATGTGCTGTTCGCCACTGCTGCTGTAAAACTACCTTTTAATaaatcccagctggcagctgcatTTAACGTTGACATTTTTGGCAGCTGCCATTTGCTGTTCCTTTCAGACGGTAGACACTGTCTGTCTTCTTAatgagctgatttttttttttccttcctgaaggCAGATTTATGTTCTCAAATGCACTTAATAGGAATAAGCTCAATGGGCAAGACCTGAGGTAGGAAAACATGATCTTGTGAAATGTGCCAGGAAGTCAGGAGAGCTCTGTGATGGCTCTGCCTCCCAGCTCGGGCTGTGACGGGGTGTACTGGGGGCAAAAAGCATGCGGGCCAGGCAGAGCGGGGCACTCCTGAAGCAGACTCAGCTCCACTTAACTTGCAGACTCAGGAGTGGAGTTTCCCTCACAGTGCAGGGTACAGAGGTTTATTCCTGCAGTAGCTGGTTCTCCTAGCTGATCCAGAAATACTCAGGAGAGACTGCCTTATTTATGGAGCTGTGCATGCCGTATCTCAGCTATTTCCTTCTGTTCATTCCTCTTATCTGTGAAGTTAACCCTGACCTGGCTGTGCTGATGCCCAGACCATGTTAGCCCAAGTTTGTGCACTGGTCAGGCTTGAGGGATTCTTGCCTGGAGTTGACTTTTGCACAGAACTGGAGAAACAGTCTCCAGCTCCACATACTATTGCACCAGAAGTGTTGGACACCTGTGAGCTCTGTGAGCAAGGCTTCCATGCTGCCAGTGGGCTTGCACAATGCTGACACAGAGCGGAAAATTGATGGTCCAGGCAAATCCCTCATCTCTTTCAGATGGAATATCTGGTCTCTGACCTCCCCCAGCACAAACCCAACATGCTGGGCATCCTCATGGGGATGCTGGTCTGGCTGtcatccccagcctgctgcttgCCAGGGCAGTGTGATACTCTGATGCATTTGTCTTCCAAGAAAAGAAGTTCGTAAGTGCTCTGGAGCATGAGCAGATGCTGGGAGCTCTCCAGTTCTGTATGCTACCACCTTAGTATGTGACAGAGCACAACTTCTCCATCTCCTCAGCCTCTGGCTGTAGCCTTGGGTTTCTCCTTGCACCTTCTGCCTTGCAAGGCTGCCTTTTCTAGCCTGAGCTTTAGTCTCTGCCACTGTCATGGGAGAACATAGTACCATCAGGAAAGCTGGCAGGTGATGGTTGCTGGAGGACCCTCCCTGCCCTTgagtcccagccctgctgggtgcCTGGCCAGGGCAGTGCAGACTTTTTGCCACGTCTACTGCAGAATCACATATGTAGGAGTGCTTTTCCAGGGATTCGTTCTCTTCCTTCCTAAAATCAGAGGCGTGTgccacagcagggagctgcaggagggaggagacTCACAACTCCACCAGCAGCCGCCTCTGCCGGGAGGCAGCGCTGCCAGCAGGGCGTCgtgccctcctggctgctgcctaATGCCTGCCCTCAGCACCATCCCGCTTTGCATCCTTTACCTGGTGTCACCTTCCTCGAAGCATCCACGCCTCGGCTCATCCCGGCTGGGACGCGGCCGATGGTGACGCCCTCCCCGGCGGCTTTGCTGCGAGCGGAGGAGGACCCACTGGTGACCTAGATAAAGCTCTGCTCGCACAGCAGAGCGCTCAAACCCAGGGTGATTTCATCCCCAGGGATAAACCAAGCCTCTTTCTAGGATGCGGGGTAGCTCCCGCGGTTACTGGTGTTACTTCAGCAACCGTTTTCCCAAATGCCAGCAAAGTTGAGcaagaagaatgaaaaacaggGACATACGGCGGAGGAGCGATCGCCTTGGATTCTTGCGTCTTGGCTCTGGGAAGGAAACATTAAGATCCTGTCTGCCTTCGCTGTTACCGCCCGCTTCTGCTCACATCTCTGCCTGCTTTCCCCATCCACGTGTTCCCGCAGGGAGTTCttgttctcctttctgttttgtgGCTGGAGGTGTCCTTTCTTGGCACACGTGGGCACATGCAGCCATGGCACACTGCACTGGGCACCAGCGAGCAGGAGGGCTTTGGCATCCTTGCCTGAATGCACAGCATGAACTCCTTGATGTGGGGAGATTGTCCTGTTTTCCTCCCAACCTGCTGGAGATCAGCCAAGCACCTGGTGCTCGCACAAAGCATCCTCCTGCAGACTGAAGACTTCGTCCCTGGAGTACACCCTCTCCAGGAGGAGGCTGGTGCAGATAAGCCAGGCAAAGGAGACGGGACCTTCTCCCCTAGTCTCCACTCAAGAGATCCCAAACCAGCTCTGATACAGATCCATCCCACTGCAAACCCTCTGGTTCAAAGCCTTGATTCCACTGTAGAAGCCCCATCCATCATCTCAGAGCCAGCAGGGGATGTTTCTCCTGTGCCTgttgctgctctgcctttggaGGCTTTTCCTGgggagaaaaccccaaaaacagcAATTGCATCTTTCTCCACCCCCCCTTGCAGGGTGTTTTTGGGGGGCTGGGACCCCTAGGACCCAGTTCAGAGGGGCAAATCTGTGCCAGCCCCCACATGGAAGCTTGAGGCTATAGCtcagcagccccccagcccccacCCCCTTCCAGAAGCATCGTTCCGCAGTCCTCTCTCTCAGCCCTTCTGAAAGCCTGGAGACGATCCTGCCCACATGTACGACAGAGCTGTCTGAGTTATTTAAGGACACAAGGATTTTCTTGCTGCATTCCCGCGTCACGTGGCTCGCCAATGCAGGCCGGTGTGCGGCTGCTGCCGGGGGCTGGGGTACAGCAGGGTGGCACCCCCAccctggctcctggctgtgcaATGGGATGGGAGATGGGAAccagcccctgcagcaccccagcTCCCGGGGAAGCTCAATGCCGCAGCCACGCCATTGTCCCATGCTGGCGCAGCCTTGTGGGGGCTGTCAGTGACGGGGATGGGACATGGGACATGGGCTGTGCTATAGATAACCCCAGCACCGGGCAGAGCTGCCGTGCTCTGGAGGGTGACAGCTGATGGGCTGTGGCAACATCCCATGATCTCAGCTGGATTTTCGGCTGCCTGAGGCTGGGCGATGAGGCTGGAAAGGGGCTAAATTTAGCCTGTGCTGTTGCTGTGGGTGGCTGGGTGCTTGCTGGTGGTGCCTTCTGGGCAGCCCAGGAGGTAGGGAGGGGACTCCTTCCCCCTCATGAGAGCTGGGGCACCCTCTCCTGAGGTGCTTCTCTCCTGCacacctcctgcagcccagtTCATGGTGGTTGGACCAGGCTGGTGCCAGCAGAGAACTGTGCTTGCATGGTGAGCATCACCCAATGCTCTTGGGCAGCATCCAGAGGGAGCTGGGCGGTTCAGTCAGGGGAGCAGCCAGTGGGGGGGCAGGGTGTGGCTGTCGGGATACTTTGGGGCATCAACCCCATCTGATGGCCTGTTCCCTCTTGCTCCCTCAGGCCTTGTGCGGCTGCACCGTGAACATTCCCACCATTGATGGACGGGTGATCCCGCTTCCCTGCAACGACATCATCAAGCCAGGGACAGTGAAGAGACTACGTGGGGAGGGGCTGCCCTTCCCCAAGGCCCCCAGCCAGCGAGGAGACTTGATCGTGGAGTTCAAAATCCGCTTCCCGGACAGAATAGCTCCCCAGACAAGACAGATCCTCAAGCAGCACCTCCCATGCTCCTAGAGCCCAGGGACTCTCCTCCAAAGCAGCAATACTCCAAATGCATGTGCCACAGCACCTGGTCTGCACAGAGCCAAGGTGTCACAGcacttttaaatgcaaaaaaaacaaaaaacaacccaccccTCACACTACTtctccccaaaaaaacccatccgACCCATCCCCATCCAACCTTCTTGGCTGGTTTTTTACTCCACCAATGGGGAGACTCCTGTCTgccacagctctcccagctgccaaaccttttctttctccccagaGGTCCATTTTTTTTGCCTCGCAGGAGCGAGAGCCATGGGCCCTTTGCCCAGGGAGGTGCGTcgtgttgtgggttttttatgtcACCTGCTTTTCAGGCCACTCTTCCCACAAGAAACTGGACTTGTCGGGGTCCAGCGCTGTGTAAATAGGACTCCACAGGATCTGGCATCCCCGCTGCtggtttttctcttcccctctttGATACTTGCTGCTGTTTGGGGTCCCGGCTGTACCGTGGTGCCGATCACTCCTGCCTGCGGTGGCCTCCCCAGTAGCCAGACAATTTCTCACCTGGGGCCACGGTACCAAGTCCAACCGTGGTCCACTCTCCTGTGCCAAGCCTACACCAAGCCTCGGCTGTGCCAAACAACGGAGCACATGGGGATGGTCCATCCagcctcctgcccctgcccagggatgtccccagtgCCCGTGGGCAGCACTTAAACCTGCACCTGCTGCGCACACAGGGCCCCAgccagcaggaggaggggggaaagcCCAGGGTggagctttcttttttcagatgTGTTGAGTTTgcattgctgcttttattttttaaatacatatatatatagagcTCATTAGATAAACTTCGTAAGGGTTTTTCTCTGCCTGTATTGGGGATACTGGCCTGACGCACCCAGGCTTTTTTTGAAAGGGGGATGATTCAGCCACACGAACAGCAAACCCCCGGAGTGGGGTTGTGTGTGCGTGTAGCACTAATCTGGGTGCAAAAGCAGAGCCAAGcgtgagcagagctgtgggtttCACTAGTGTTTCAGGTCAAATTAGGGATTCTAATAAGAAGAGAGAGGCgtgtgtatatatttttctaCAGGGACAATTAATTCAGGAGGTGTTTCTGGACATCAGGGCGGAGCTGGGAGGTGCATGAGGCAGTCTGTTTAGTGGCTCTGTtttcaaatactgtatttttttaaaatctttggaTTTCCATCAGgagaatttttatatttcttaccTTTCTCAGCCCACTCTGCCTcatgccattttttttcccaggaaagggCTGTTATGGAGCGGGAGGCGCATTCGACCTGGCTTTGTACAGCTCCTCTTtcaccacagcactgccaagaaAACCCCTGCCAAAATAgtcccccctgccccaggaatcttttttttttttttaattccttaaaaaaaaaaagttactgacTTGAAGCAGGGGGTCCCTTGGGGTGGGGGGGCTGTGTGTGGGGTGTccatggggctgggggcagagctgTACAGCGTTACCCTGTGGGGCAAGGAGACCTGTGAGACGCTGCTGAATCAATCACCCGCTTTGGCCAGCGAGGGGAGGCCACTGTTCCCTCCACTGGTCCCTGTGGAGTTCAGTGTGGAGAAATGTGGTGGACGCCGTGAGCGAGAAGACAGGCCAGCACGCAGATGCAagctgatttgtttttctcGGTTTCAATGAGACCTGAATGTTTtatagtgggtttttttttttttttttttttttttttttttttttttttttgtaatgtcagtattgagagaaataaagaagtattttgaaaaatacactttcttGGGGTGTTTTGTGATGGGAGGGTCGTTGCCATCACCACCCTGGCTAGGCACCCTTGGGGttggcagggagaggaaggaaaaatgtatttcttctggTACTTGGTGCACAGCACCTTTGGgcctgaggaagaggaagggaatgAATAGATGACCTGGTTGGTCACAGAATGACTGCTCCTCTCATGCATGGCCTCAGTTGTACTGACCACATTGCCAAGGACTGGGAGCAGTGCTGATGAGGGCCTCTCGGATATGGCTAACACGGTCAGTGAAGGGCTGCagggggagggtggggagagcaGTGCCCATCTCTTCTCAGGAGGACCCTGGGGCAGTGTGAGAGTCAGAGGCATTACTGGCACCCATGGGAAGTCCTGTTGATGCCAGGCAATGTTTGCACAGTGCTCCCACCAGGAGCAgtgcacagggacaggagacGAGAGTGAAACCCATGGGCCTTGTGCCCATCTCTCGAGTCCAGTGTGTGGCTCAagagggtttggttttgggtgaGAATAGTCAATAAATTAAACTGGATGATGTTAATTACTACACAGCACTGCACATAGTTTCCATGGCCACTATACCACCATCACTGGCCACCTCGCCTCTCTAAATTTGGGGATCTGAACCCAACTCTCCTTTGACTGCCATATTAATGAAGGATGAGCTTTGGTGAAACCAGCCAAGCCCAGCAGTGGTGGAATCATAACTGGTTTCTACATGTGACACCACAATTCACCATCTTTCCTGCCCAGAAAGACTCCTAGGACAGATGAAGTCCAAGGTCATGGACTAAACAACCTCAAGGGACTTTTATAGGGGTGGTCCATAGACAGGGGGAATgtcatcacagaatcaaagagtggtttgggttggaagggatcttaaagctcacctcattccaaccccctgccatgggcagggacaccttccattagacctGGTTGCTCAAAGGCCAACAgacctggccttgaacacttccagttGGGGCATTCACAGATTTTCAGGGCAACCTGTAACCTTCACACCCTggcagtaaagaatttcttcctgatatccagtctaaaccttGCCTCTTTCACTTTGAAGCCATTTCTCTTTGTCatgtcactacatgctcttaTCAAATACTTCTCCTCATCCTTCTTAAAGGCtctcttcaggtactggaagggaTCAAAGGAATGATATTAAAAGACAGTGGTGGGGTATTGGGAACAGGGGGCCTGGCATGACATAAATAAAAGGATGGAATGAGCGGTGGTTTCAGTTGGTTCAGCATTTTCTCCCTAGTAGCTGTTTCAGTGCTGTTATTTGGATTCAGGATGAGAACAATGTTGGTAACACACTGCTGTTTCAGCTGTTGCTCAGCAGTGCTTACCTCCCCCAAGCACTGCTCTGCCACTGAGCAGGTGCACAAGACACCAGGAGGGAGCATGGCCTGGAGAGCTGACCCAAACTGCCCAAGGGGATATTCCTTGACATTGAACACCATGCCCAGTGTATAAAGAGGGAAGAATGAGTGAGTGTCTGCACTTAGTGAAATCTCAACAGTCCTTTCCGCTGCCCAACATGGGCCCAGAGGATGGAGTAACAATAGATCTGAGCAGAGCCTGTTAGACCAGGTTTGTTATAAGCAGTTGCTGTATTAGTGTAATAGTTTCTGGTcacaaagctgttttatttgCACTCAAAATTCCCGTGCATGAGCTTGCAGGAGCACCTTGCTTGGTGTGTGTCCCCTGTGGTGACATTGATCCTCCATGGGGCCTGGGTGAGTTTTCTTTGTAGTAGTGGCTTAAAGGTGTGTCTGCCACATCTACACCATTCCTCAAAGTTTCCAAGATGCTTAGGAACATGGAGAaacatgatttagtggtggacttggcagtgctgggtgaatTGTTTGGCTCGATgaccttagaggtcttttccaacctaaacattctgtgatttgatcatacacatcttttaaatacccaCAGGGACGCACCATGGCCATGGCAGCCTTCTTCAATGCTTGACAACACCTTCCATGACGAAATTTATTCTAATATCCAACTTAAACCTCcactggcacaacttgaggctatTTCCTCATATCCTGTTGCTTGCTatttgggagaagaggctgtCTACATCCTCCTTTCAGGTCACTGTAGAGAGTAACCAGGTCCTCCCTGAGTCtgtttttctccaggataaacacccccagctccctcagtggTACCacacaggacttgtgctccagactgCTCCTCAGATTTTTGTGAGGAGCCCAGCACTTGGAGTGTGGCCTCATCAGTGCCCAGCACAAGGGGAtggtcactgccctggtcctgctggacCCATCATTGCTGATACATTCAGGATGTCCTTGGCATTCCTGGCCACCTGGccacacactggctcatgttcagccactgttgaccagcacccccagggcctttcccactgggcagctttccagccactctgtcccagcctggagctgcagagggagctcttgtgacccaagggcaggacccagcacttggcctgGTTGAGCCTCACACAACTGGCCTCAGCCCATGGATCCATTGGTACAACAGAATCTCCATTAGTGAGACAAATCTAATACAAGCACTCACTACTGGCATTCCCTCTGTATTTCGGGAGCCATCTGTTGGGAACTGTTCATAATTGCACCTTTGGCCTTTTTCCTTGGAGAGACCAACTATGgcagaaacattttcttacaTCTCCCTTCTTTCTCAGAATCTGTCATAgaaaggtttaggttggaagggatcttaaagctcatctcattcaAAGCTCCCTGCCATGAactgggacaccttccactagaccaggctgctcaaagccccattcagcctggccttgaacattgcTAAGGGTGATGCATCCATGTCTGTaattccttcctgccttccttctttGGAAAGGATTCCAAAGAATTCCTCCATTTCCCCAGGCTGGTGACAGCAGACATCCTTttagggaagaggaaggagataGGGGTACCTGGTGGTTTCACCTGTGAGAATATGGAGAGGACACAAGAATGTGGGAAGGAAAACCTACTTGACCGTAGAGACACAGATATGGGAATTGCAAAGGGAAACAATCACAAATGAGAGTTCTTTCAGAGCATTTGAAGTTTCCCAGGCAGGGTCAAAGGATATAGTATTCTTGATCCTATGGCAAGCgtgaagctgtgtcaggggagatttaggttgaaaaggtttttcaccaAGAGGGGTTgatgggcactggaacagctccccagggaagtgatcacaggaccaagcctgacagagtaCAAGAAGTGTTTGTACAATGCTCCCAGGAGTTTGACTCAATGGTCACAATGGGTCCATTCCAACTCAGGgtgttctgtgattccatttcTACAAGAAGCAAGTGGCAAATCCAATGACCAGGACCAGAAGGGCCCTGTCTCTATCCCTCACAGTGCACCCTAAAGTCATGGAGCTACATGGCAGACCCCATCCATATTTCTGGAGGGACAAAGGAACTTTTCCatgtcctgtgctctgccactgAGCAGGTGCACAAAAAGCCAGGAGGAAGCATGGCCAGGAGAGCTGATCCAAACTGCCCAAAGGAATATTCCATGCCATTTAATACCATGCCCAGGGTATCAGCCAGGGGGCTGTGGCATGTGGGGTGTGAATGAGCAGAGTGGTACTGATTCACCAGCTGGGTTTAAACTTCCACAGGAAGGGAAGCCCTCGGAGAAGGAACATCCATAGGGAAGCGATACACATGGGGTAGGAAATGTCAGTGGGCAGGACACATCCACAGTGCAGGGGATGCCAATGGAAGAGGGATGTCCTTGGGACAAGGATAGCCATGGGGAG
This sequence is a window from Parus major isolate Abel chromosome Z, Parus_major1.1, whole genome shotgun sequence. Protein-coding genes within it:
- the DNAJB5 gene encoding dnaJ homolog subfamily B member 5 isoform X1 — translated: MFKIKLEPLKMTAWTMNVFVKFRNKYSAPGSVAVMGKDYYKILGIQSGANEDEIKKAYRKMALKYHPDKNKDPNAEEKFKEIAEAYDVLSDPKKRAVYDQYGEEGLKTGGGSSGGSGNTFHYTFHGDPHATFASFFGGSNPFDIFFASSRSRMFNGFDQEDMDMDDDDDPFSAFGRFGFNGINGVHRRHQESLHTRRKVQDPPVIHELKVSLEEIYHGSTKRMKITRRRLNADGRTMRTEDKILNIVIKRGWKEGTKITFPKEGDATPDNIPADIVFILKDKPHSHFKRDGTNVIYTANISLKEALCGCTVNIPTIDGRVIPLPCNDIIKPGTVKRLRGEGLPFPKAPSQRGDLIVEFKIRFPDRIAPQTRQILKQHLPCS
- the DNAJB5 gene encoding dnaJ homolog subfamily B member 5 isoform X3 yields the protein MGKDYYKILGIQSGANEDEIKKAYRKMALKYHPDKNKDPNAEEKFKEIAEAYDVLSDPKKRAVYDQYGEEGLKTGGGSSGGSGNTFHYTFHGDPHATFASFFGGSNPFDIFFASSRSRMFNGFDQEDMDMDDDDDPFSAFGRFGFNGINGVHRRHQESLHTRRKVQDPPVIHELKVSLEEIYHGSTKRMKITRRRLNADGRTMRTEDKILNIVIKRGWKEGTKITFPKEGDATPDNIPADIVFILKDKPHSHFKRDGTNVIYTANISLKEALCGCTVNIPTIDGRVIPLPCNDIIKPGTVKRLRGEGLPFPKAPSQRGDLIVEFKIRFPDRIAPQTRQILKQHLPCS
- the DNAJB5 gene encoding dnaJ homolog subfamily B member 5 isoform X2, whose product is MPAILLFWSRAERNKYSAPGSVAVMGKDYYKILGIQSGANEDEIKKAYRKMALKYHPDKNKDPNAEEKFKEIAEAYDVLSDPKKRAVYDQYGEEGLKTGGGSSGGSGNTFHYTFHGDPHATFASFFGGSNPFDIFFASSRSRMFNGFDQEDMDMDDDDDPFSAFGRFGFNGINGVHRRHQESLHTRRKVQDPPVIHELKVSLEEIYHGSTKRMKITRRRLNADGRTMRTEDKILNIVIKRGWKEGTKITFPKEGDATPDNIPADIVFILKDKPHSHFKRDGTNVIYTANISLKEALCGCTVNIPTIDGRVIPLPCNDIIKPGTVKRLRGEGLPFPKAPSQRGDLIVEFKIRFPDRIAPQTRQILKQHLPCS